From one Polyodon spathula isolate WHYD16114869_AA unplaced genomic scaffold, ASM1765450v1 scaffolds_825, whole genome shotgun sequence genomic stretch:
- the slc26a10 gene encoding solute carrier family 26 member 10 isoform X1, with the protein MSSPVSVYRDIYTEDQFKKLYGASEEAKGSEKLRERVLKNCRCSKDACVKALRERIPILNWLPRYKLKQWILGDAVAGFTVGIVHIPQGMAFALLTSVAPIYGLYTSFFPVLLYVLFGTGRHVSTGTFAVVSLMTGSVVERMVPRPVDLNSTSPEAAELEAQKIGVAAAVAFLSGVIMVCMFALQLGFLSTYLSEPIVKAFTSAAAFHVTISQLQNMLGLRLSRYTGPFTIFKTLASVFEALPMTNMAELVISMACLCVLIPVKEINTRFRHKLRTPIPVEILMVIVATGIAYACSLDSVYEIQIVGHIPAGFPSPRLPALETLPSVAGDTLAITFVGYAVSVSLAMIYADKHGYTIHPNQELLAHGISNTVSSLFSCFPSSATLATTNILESAGGATQLSGLFTSLVVLVVLLLVGPLFYFLPKAVLACINVTSLRQMFLQFQDLPELWRISKIDFMVWLVTWLSVVILNVDLGLAVGVVFSMMTVICRTQRAGCSVLGRASNTEIYRPIKKNSKCYEIPGVKILAYNGPIYYGNRSFFREAMTNLLGLTPERIRRREKILKALEKKESLSIPTVESGVANASFSSENELFKSDIVDGEVQAVLIDCSSVIFIDVAGARLFIQMCIECQKAGVRIYLAMCNGTWIALFNFPIESVLKILTNSGLMDHMNPQHLFVTVHDAVVYIQQLKENSSEKTATIWV; encoded by the exons ATGAGTTCCCCTGTGTCTGTGTACCGTGACATTTACACCGAGGACCAGTTTAAGAAGCTGTACGGCGCCTCGGAGGAGGCGAAGGGCTCCGAGAAGCTTCGGGAGAGGGTTTTAAAGAACTGCAGGTGCTCTAAAGATGCGTGCGTGAAAGCGCTGAGAGAAAGAATCCCCATTCTGAACTGGTTGCCGAGGTACAAACTGAAGCAGTGGATACTGGGAGACGCTGTCGCTGGTTTTACTGTGGGTATAGTTCATATCCCTCAGG GTATGGCGTTTGCCCTTCTGACGTCAGTGGCCCCAATCTATGGACTTTACACATCCTTCTTCCCAGTCCTCCTGTACGTTCTGTTCGGCACTGGACGACACGTCTCCACAG GTACCTTTGCTGTGGTGAGTTTGATGACTGGCTCAGTGGTTGAACGCATGGTCCCCAGACCTGTGGATCTGAATTCAACAAGCCCAGAGGCTGCAGAGTTAGAGGCACAGAAGATAGGCGTGGCGGCGGCTGTAGCGTTTCTCTCGGGGGTTATTATG GTGTGCATGTTCGCTCTGCAGCTCGGCTTCCTGTCCACCTACCTCTCCGAGCCCATTGTGAAGGCCTTCACGAGCGCCGCTGCCTTCCACGTCACCATCTCCCAGCTGCAGAACATGCTGGGGCTGAGGCTGTCCAGATACACTGGGCCCTTCACCATCTTCAAG ACGCTGGCGTCTGTGTTTGAAGCTCTGCCCATGACTAATATGGCAGAGCTGGTTATCTCGATGGCCTGTCTGTGTGTCCTGATTCCCGTGAAGGAGATCAACACTCGCTTCCGGCACAAGCTGAGGACACCTATCCCTGTGGAAATACTGATG GTTATCGTTGCAACCGGGATTGCCTATGCCTGCTCTTTGGATTCAGTTTATGAAATTCAGATTGTTGGACACATTCCTGCCGG ATTCCCTAGCCCACGGCTCCCTGCTCTGGAGACGCTGCCGAGCGTGGCTGGAGACACGCTGGCCATCACCTTCGTGGGCTACGCCGTGTCCGTGTCACTAGCCATGATCTACGCAGACAAGCATGGCTACACCATCCACCCCAACCAG GAGTTGCTGGCTCACGGGATCTCGAACACAGTGTCCTCTCTGTTCAGCTGCTTCCCCAGCTCCGCCACCCTCGCCACCACCAACATCCTGGAGAGTGCTGGCGGCGCCACACAG CTGTCGGGACTTTTCACCAGCCTGGTTGTACTGGTCGTGCTGCTGCTAGTTGGTCCACTCTTTTACTTCTTACCAAAG GCTGTGCTGGCTTGTATCAATGTAACCAGTCTACGGCAGATGTTTCTGCAATTCCAGGACCTGCCAGAACTCTGGAGAATCAGCAAGATTGACTTT atggtGTGGCTAGTGACCTGGCTGTCTGTGGTAATCCTGAATGTGGACCTGGGTCTGGCTGTTGGGGTCGTGTTCTCCATGATGACTGTAATCTGTCGCACCCAGAG GGCTGGCTGCTCTGTGCTGGGAAGAGCATCCAATACAGAAATCTACAGACCCATCAAGAAAAACAGCAAG TGCTATGAAATCCCTGGTGTGAAGATCCTGGCCTACAACGGGCCCATTTACTACggcaaccgcagtttcttccgTGAGGCGATGACCAATCTACTGGGGCTGACCCCAGAGAGGATACGAAGGAGAGAGAAGATCCTGAAAGCGCTGGAGAAGAAGGAGAGCTTGAGCATCCCCACTGTG GAAAGCGGAGTTGCAAATGcttcattttcatcagaaaatGAGCTCTTTAAATCAG ATATCGTAGACGGAGAGGTCCAGGCAGTACTGATCGATTGCAGCAGCGTCATCTTCATCGACGTTGCAGGAGCCAGACTCTTCATACAG atgtgtatTGAATGTCAGAAAGCTGGAGTCAGAATATACCTAGCGATGTGTAATg GCACTTGGATCGCTCTGTTTAATTTTCCAATAGAGAGTGTTTTGAAGATCCTCACCAATAGTGGGCTGATGGACCACATGAATCCCCAGCACCTCTTCGTCACCGTGCATGACGCTGTGGTCTATATCCAACAGCTCAAG GAGAACTCGTCTGAGAAGACAGCAACGATTTGGGTGTGA
- the slc26a10 gene encoding solute carrier family 26 member 10 isoform X3 — MLLLCMAFALLTSVAPIYGLYTSFFPVLLYVLFGTGRHVSTGTFAVVSLMTGSVVERMVPRPVDLNSTSPEAAELEAQKIGVAAAVAFLSGVIMVCMFALQLGFLSTYLSEPIVKAFTSAAAFHVTISQLQNMLGLRLSRYTGPFTIFKTLASVFEALPMTNMAELVISMACLCVLIPVKEINTRFRHKLRTPIPVEILMVIVATGIAYACSLDSVYEIQIVGHIPAGFPSPRLPALETLPSVAGDTLAITFVGYAVSVSLAMIYADKHGYTIHPNQELLAHGISNTVSSLFSCFPSSATLATTNILESAGGATQLSGLFTSLVVLVVLLLVGPLFYFLPKAVLACINVTSLRQMFLQFQDLPELWRISKIDFMVWLVTWLSVVILNVDLGLAVGVVFSMMTVICRTQRAGCSVLGRASNTEIYRPIKKNSKCYEIPGVKILAYNGPIYYGNRSFFREAMTNLLGLTPERIRRREKILKALEKKESLSIPTVESGVANASFSSENELFKSDIVDGEVQAVLIDCSSVIFIDVAGARLFIQMCIECQKAGVRIYLAMCNGTWIALFNFPIESVLKILTNSGLMDHMNPQHLFVTVHDAVVYIQQLKENSSEKTATIWV, encoded by the exons ATGCTTCTGCTGT GTATGGCGTTTGCCCTTCTGACGTCAGTGGCCCCAATCTATGGACTTTACACATCCTTCTTCCCAGTCCTCCTGTACGTTCTGTTCGGCACTGGACGACACGTCTCCACAG GTACCTTTGCTGTGGTGAGTTTGATGACTGGCTCAGTGGTTGAACGCATGGTCCCCAGACCTGTGGATCTGAATTCAACAAGCCCAGAGGCTGCAGAGTTAGAGGCACAGAAGATAGGCGTGGCGGCGGCTGTAGCGTTTCTCTCGGGGGTTATTATG GTGTGCATGTTCGCTCTGCAGCTCGGCTTCCTGTCCACCTACCTCTCCGAGCCCATTGTGAAGGCCTTCACGAGCGCCGCTGCCTTCCACGTCACCATCTCCCAGCTGCAGAACATGCTGGGGCTGAGGCTGTCCAGATACACTGGGCCCTTCACCATCTTCAAG ACGCTGGCGTCTGTGTTTGAAGCTCTGCCCATGACTAATATGGCAGAGCTGGTTATCTCGATGGCCTGTCTGTGTGTCCTGATTCCCGTGAAGGAGATCAACACTCGCTTCCGGCACAAGCTGAGGACACCTATCCCTGTGGAAATACTGATG GTTATCGTTGCAACCGGGATTGCCTATGCCTGCTCTTTGGATTCAGTTTATGAAATTCAGATTGTTGGACACATTCCTGCCGG ATTCCCTAGCCCACGGCTCCCTGCTCTGGAGACGCTGCCGAGCGTGGCTGGAGACACGCTGGCCATCACCTTCGTGGGCTACGCCGTGTCCGTGTCACTAGCCATGATCTACGCAGACAAGCATGGCTACACCATCCACCCCAACCAG GAGTTGCTGGCTCACGGGATCTCGAACACAGTGTCCTCTCTGTTCAGCTGCTTCCCCAGCTCCGCCACCCTCGCCACCACCAACATCCTGGAGAGTGCTGGCGGCGCCACACAG CTGTCGGGACTTTTCACCAGCCTGGTTGTACTGGTCGTGCTGCTGCTAGTTGGTCCACTCTTTTACTTCTTACCAAAG GCTGTGCTGGCTTGTATCAATGTAACCAGTCTACGGCAGATGTTTCTGCAATTCCAGGACCTGCCAGAACTCTGGAGAATCAGCAAGATTGACTTT atggtGTGGCTAGTGACCTGGCTGTCTGTGGTAATCCTGAATGTGGACCTGGGTCTGGCTGTTGGGGTCGTGTTCTCCATGATGACTGTAATCTGTCGCACCCAGAG GGCTGGCTGCTCTGTGCTGGGAAGAGCATCCAATACAGAAATCTACAGACCCATCAAGAAAAACAGCAAG TGCTATGAAATCCCTGGTGTGAAGATCCTGGCCTACAACGGGCCCATTTACTACggcaaccgcagtttcttccgTGAGGCGATGACCAATCTACTGGGGCTGACCCCAGAGAGGATACGAAGGAGAGAGAAGATCCTGAAAGCGCTGGAGAAGAAGGAGAGCTTGAGCATCCCCACTGTG GAAAGCGGAGTTGCAAATGcttcattttcatcagaaaatGAGCTCTTTAAATCAG ATATCGTAGACGGAGAGGTCCAGGCAGTACTGATCGATTGCAGCAGCGTCATCTTCATCGACGTTGCAGGAGCCAGACTCTTCATACAG atgtgtatTGAATGTCAGAAAGCTGGAGTCAGAATATACCTAGCGATGTGTAATg GCACTTGGATCGCTCTGTTTAATTTTCCAATAGAGAGTGTTTTGAAGATCCTCACCAATAGTGGGCTGATGGACCACATGAATCCCCAGCACCTCTTCGTCACCGTGCATGACGCTGTGGTCTATATCCAACAGCTCAAG GAGAACTCGTCTGAGAAGACAGCAACGATTTGGGTGTGA
- the slc26a10 gene encoding solute carrier family 26 member 10 isoform X2, with the protein MSSPVSVYRDIYTEDQFKKLYGASEEAKGSEKLRERVLKNCRCSKDACVKALRERIPILNWLPRYKLKQWILGDAVAGFTVGIVHIPQGMAFALLTSVAPIYGLYTSFFPVLLYVLFGTGRHVSTGTFAVVSLMTGSVVERMVPRPVDLNSTSPEAAELEAQKIGVAAAVAFLSGVIMVCMFALQLGFLSTYLSEPIVKAFTSAAAFHVTISQLQNMLGLRLSRYTGPFTIFKTLASVFEALPMTNMAELVISMACLCVLIPVKEINTRFRHKLRTPIPVEILMVIVATGIAYACSLDSVYEIQIVGHIPAGFPSPRLPALETLPSVAGDTLAITFVGYAVSVSLAMIYADKHGYTIHPNQELLAHGISNTVSSLFSCFPSSATLATTNILESAGGATQLSGLFTSLVVLVVLLLVGPLFYFLPKAVLACINVTSLRQMFLQFQDLPELWRISKIDFMVWLVTWLSVVILNVDLGLAVGVVFSMMTVICRTQRAGCSVLGRASNTEIYRPIKKNSKCYEIPGVKILAYNGPIYYGNRSFFREAMTNLLGLTPERIRRREKILKALEKKESLSIPTVESGVANASFSSENELFKSDIVDGEVQAVLIDCSSVIFIDVAGARLFIQMCIECQKAGVRIYLAMCNESVLKILTNSGLMDHMNPQHLFVTVHDAVVYIQQLKENSSEKTATIWV; encoded by the exons ATGAGTTCCCCTGTGTCTGTGTACCGTGACATTTACACCGAGGACCAGTTTAAGAAGCTGTACGGCGCCTCGGAGGAGGCGAAGGGCTCCGAGAAGCTTCGGGAGAGGGTTTTAAAGAACTGCAGGTGCTCTAAAGATGCGTGCGTGAAAGCGCTGAGAGAAAGAATCCCCATTCTGAACTGGTTGCCGAGGTACAAACTGAAGCAGTGGATACTGGGAGACGCTGTCGCTGGTTTTACTGTGGGTATAGTTCATATCCCTCAGG GTATGGCGTTTGCCCTTCTGACGTCAGTGGCCCCAATCTATGGACTTTACACATCCTTCTTCCCAGTCCTCCTGTACGTTCTGTTCGGCACTGGACGACACGTCTCCACAG GTACCTTTGCTGTGGTGAGTTTGATGACTGGCTCAGTGGTTGAACGCATGGTCCCCAGACCTGTGGATCTGAATTCAACAAGCCCAGAGGCTGCAGAGTTAGAGGCACAGAAGATAGGCGTGGCGGCGGCTGTAGCGTTTCTCTCGGGGGTTATTATG GTGTGCATGTTCGCTCTGCAGCTCGGCTTCCTGTCCACCTACCTCTCCGAGCCCATTGTGAAGGCCTTCACGAGCGCCGCTGCCTTCCACGTCACCATCTCCCAGCTGCAGAACATGCTGGGGCTGAGGCTGTCCAGATACACTGGGCCCTTCACCATCTTCAAG ACGCTGGCGTCTGTGTTTGAAGCTCTGCCCATGACTAATATGGCAGAGCTGGTTATCTCGATGGCCTGTCTGTGTGTCCTGATTCCCGTGAAGGAGATCAACACTCGCTTCCGGCACAAGCTGAGGACACCTATCCCTGTGGAAATACTGATG GTTATCGTTGCAACCGGGATTGCCTATGCCTGCTCTTTGGATTCAGTTTATGAAATTCAGATTGTTGGACACATTCCTGCCGG ATTCCCTAGCCCACGGCTCCCTGCTCTGGAGACGCTGCCGAGCGTGGCTGGAGACACGCTGGCCATCACCTTCGTGGGCTACGCCGTGTCCGTGTCACTAGCCATGATCTACGCAGACAAGCATGGCTACACCATCCACCCCAACCAG GAGTTGCTGGCTCACGGGATCTCGAACACAGTGTCCTCTCTGTTCAGCTGCTTCCCCAGCTCCGCCACCCTCGCCACCACCAACATCCTGGAGAGTGCTGGCGGCGCCACACAG CTGTCGGGACTTTTCACCAGCCTGGTTGTACTGGTCGTGCTGCTGCTAGTTGGTCCACTCTTTTACTTCTTACCAAAG GCTGTGCTGGCTTGTATCAATGTAACCAGTCTACGGCAGATGTTTCTGCAATTCCAGGACCTGCCAGAACTCTGGAGAATCAGCAAGATTGACTTT atggtGTGGCTAGTGACCTGGCTGTCTGTGGTAATCCTGAATGTGGACCTGGGTCTGGCTGTTGGGGTCGTGTTCTCCATGATGACTGTAATCTGTCGCACCCAGAG GGCTGGCTGCTCTGTGCTGGGAAGAGCATCCAATACAGAAATCTACAGACCCATCAAGAAAAACAGCAAG TGCTATGAAATCCCTGGTGTGAAGATCCTGGCCTACAACGGGCCCATTTACTACggcaaccgcagtttcttccgTGAGGCGATGACCAATCTACTGGGGCTGACCCCAGAGAGGATACGAAGGAGAGAGAAGATCCTGAAAGCGCTGGAGAAGAAGGAGAGCTTGAGCATCCCCACTGTG GAAAGCGGAGTTGCAAATGcttcattttcatcagaaaatGAGCTCTTTAAATCAG ATATCGTAGACGGAGAGGTCCAGGCAGTACTGATCGATTGCAGCAGCGTCATCTTCATCGACGTTGCAGGAGCCAGACTCTTCATACAG atgtgtatTGAATGTCAGAAAGCTGGAGTCAGAATATACCTAGCGATGTGTAATg AGAGTGTTTTGAAGATCCTCACCAATAGTGGGCTGATGGACCACATGAATCCCCAGCACCTCTTCGTCACCGTGCATGACGCTGTGGTCTATATCCAACAGCTCAAG GAGAACTCGTCTGAGAAGACAGCAACGATTTGGGTGTGA